One window of Candidatus Mycobacterium wuenschmannii genomic DNA carries:
- a CDS encoding ATP-dependent DNA helicase UvrD2, translating into MAAIGVQTDSLTAELDDEQREAVLAPRGPVCVLAGAGTGKTRTITHRIAQLVATGHVAAGQVLAVTFTQRAAGEMRTRLRTLGAAAQTGVGGVRAMTFHAAAHRQLRYFWPRVVGDTGWQLLDTKFAVVARGATSAGMKLTTDDVRDVASEIEWAKASLISPEQYPDAVAAASRDVPLDAARVAAVYTAYESLKARNDGVTLLDFDDLLLHTAAAIENDAAVAEEFRNRYRCFVVDEYQDVTPLQQRVLSAWLGDRDDLTVVGDANQTIYSFTGASPRYLLDFSRRFPDATVVRLERDYRSTPQVVSLANRVIAAARGRVAGSKLHLVGQRDPGPEPTFRDYPDEVAEAAAVAKSIAKLIDAGTPPSEIAVLYRINAQSEVYEEALTEAGVAYQVRGGEGFFSRQEIRQALLALQRAANAELGGPLPEVVRGLLEPLGLTAEPPTGTRARERWEALVALAELVDEEVAQRPSLDMAELVAELRTRADARHPPVVQGVTLASLHAAKGLEWDAVFLVGLTDGTLPISHALAKGGESEAVEEERRLLYVGITRARVHLAISWALARNPGGRQGRKSSRFLNGLSPQTQVDPSPSKPRRKNAPASRCRICNNQLTSPAAIMLRRCETCAADIDDELLLELKDWRLRTAKEMNVPAYVVFTDNTLIAIAELLPTDDAALVAIPGIGARKLEQFGPDVLELVRSRA; encoded by the coding sequence ATGGCGGCGATCGGTGTTCAGACAGACTCATTGACTGCCGAACTCGATGACGAACAGCGCGAGGCCGTGCTCGCTCCGCGCGGCCCGGTCTGCGTGCTCGCAGGCGCGGGAACAGGCAAAACCCGCACGATCACGCATCGCATCGCCCAGCTCGTCGCGACCGGGCATGTCGCCGCGGGCCAGGTGCTGGCGGTGACGTTCACCCAACGTGCCGCGGGCGAGATGCGAACGCGACTGCGGACACTGGGCGCCGCCGCGCAGACCGGCGTCGGCGGAGTGCGGGCGATGACGTTTCACGCCGCCGCCCACCGGCAGTTGCGCTACTTCTGGCCGCGGGTGGTCGGCGACACCGGTTGGCAGCTACTCGACACCAAGTTCGCGGTCGTCGCCCGCGGGGCCACCAGCGCGGGGATGAAGCTGACCACCGACGACGTCCGCGACGTGGCCAGCGAGATCGAATGGGCCAAGGCGTCGCTGATCTCTCCGGAGCAGTACCCCGACGCGGTGGCCGCCGCCTCCCGCGATGTTCCGCTGGACGCCGCCAGGGTCGCCGCGGTCTACACCGCCTACGAGTCGCTGAAGGCCCGCAACGACGGGGTCACCCTGCTCGACTTCGACGACCTGCTGCTGCACACCGCCGCCGCGATCGAGAACGACGCCGCGGTAGCCGAGGAATTCCGAAATCGCTACCGCTGCTTCGTCGTTGACGAATACCAGGACGTCACACCGCTGCAGCAGCGGGTGCTGTCGGCGTGGCTCGGCGACCGCGACGACCTCACCGTCGTCGGTGACGCCAACCAAACCATCTACTCGTTCACCGGCGCCTCGCCGCGCTACCTGCTGGATTTCTCGCGCCGCTTTCCGGACGCGACCGTGGTTCGCCTCGAGCGCGACTACCGGTCCACGCCGCAGGTGGTGTCACTCGCCAACCGCGTGATCGCCGCCGCCCGCGGGCGGGTGGCCGGCAGCAAGCTGCACCTGGTCGGTCAGCGGGATCCCGGGCCGGAGCCGACCTTTCGCGACTACCCCGACGAGGTCGCCGAGGCCGCCGCGGTGGCCAAGTCGATCGCCAAGCTGATCGACGCCGGCACGCCGCCGTCGGAAATCGCGGTGCTTTACCGGATCAACGCGCAGTCCGAGGTCTACGAGGAGGCGCTGACCGAGGCGGGCGTCGCCTATCAGGTCCGCGGCGGCGAAGGCTTCTTCAGCCGTCAAGAGATCCGGCAGGCCCTCTTGGCGCTGCAGCGCGCGGCTAACGCAGAGCTTGGTGGGCCGCTGCCGGAGGTGGTCCGCGGGCTGCTCGAGCCGCTGGGCCTGACCGCCGAGCCGCCGACCGGAACCCGGGCCCGAGAGCGCTGGGAAGCGTTGGTGGCGCTGGCTGAACTGGTCGACGAGGAAGTCGCGCAGCGGCCGTCGCTGGACATGGCGGAGCTCGTAGCCGAGCTCAGGACCCGCGCCGACGCACGGCACCCACCCGTCGTGCAGGGCGTCACGCTGGCGTCGCTGCACGCGGCCAAGGGGCTGGAATGGGACGCGGTGTTCCTGGTCGGCCTGACCGATGGGACGCTGCCTATCTCCCACGCGCTGGCCAAGGGCGGCGAGAGCGAGGCCGTCGAGGAGGAGCGCCGGCTGCTGTACGTCGGAATCACTAGGGCGAGAGTGCATTTGGCGATCAGTTGGGCGCTGGCCCGCAATCCGGGCGGACGGCAGGGGCGCAAGTCGTCGCGCTTCCTCAACGGCTTGTCGCCGCAGACGCAGGTCGATCCGTCGCCGAGCAAGCCGCGGCGCAAGAACGCCCCGGCCTCGCGCTGCCGGATCTGCAACAACCAGCTGACCAGCCCAGCGGCGATCATGTTGCGGCGCTGCGAGACGTGCGCCGCCGACATCGACGACGAGCTGCTGCTCGAGCTGAAGGACTGGCGGCTGCGCACCGCCAAGGAGATGAACGTCCCGGCCTACGTCGTGTTCACCGACAACACGTTGATCGCGATCGCCGAACTGCTGCCCACTGACGACGCCGCGCTGGTCGCGATCCCCGGTATCGGTGCCCGCAAGCTGGAGCAGTTCGGCCCGGACGTGCTGGAACTGGTCCGCAGCCGGGCATAA
- a CDS encoding WhiB family transcriptional regulator — MTTELDPEDQQPALPCHVSDPDLWFADSPSDLERAKELCIDCPIRRACLAEALDRAEPWGVWGGEILDRGSVVSRKRPRGRPRKIAA, encoded by the coding sequence ATGACGACGGAACTCGATCCCGAGGATCAGCAGCCGGCGTTGCCCTGTCATGTCAGCGACCCCGACTTGTGGTTCGCCGACAGCCCGTCCGACCTGGAGCGCGCCAAGGAGTTGTGCATCGACTGCCCGATCCGGCGGGCTTGCCTGGCCGAAGCGCTGGACCGCGCCGAGCCATGGGGAGTGTGGGGTGGCGAGATCCTCGACCGCGGCTCGGTCGTCAGTCGGAAACGCCCACGCGGACGCCCCCGCAAGATCGCAGCCTAG
- a CDS encoding macrolide-binding ATPase MABP-1 gives MMDGVADIKRGGAARNAKLAGLAGGIAGRTALGFGKRLAGKSQDEVNAELMEKAAKQLFTVLGELKGGAMKVGQALSVMEAAIPEEFGEPYREALVKLQKDAPPLPADKVHKVLDAQLGTKWRQRFSEFDDTAVASASIGQVHKGVWADGREVAVKIQYPGADEALRADLKTLRRMIGVVKQLAPGVDVEGVVDELIERTEMELDYRLEAEHQRTFAKAYDGHPDFLVPRVVASAPKVVIQEWIEGIPMADIIREGTVEQRDLLGTRLAAFIFDSPRRIEMIHGDAHPGNFMLMPDGKMGVIDFGAVAPLPGGFPVELGATIRWARDKNYDMVLPTMEKAGFIQKGEQVSVSDIDEMLRQYVEPVEVEVFHYTRKWLQRMTYRQLNQGVSQIKTARQMNLPPKLAIPMRVLATSMAILCQLDAHVPTRKLSDELVPGFADPDAAAV, from the coding sequence ATGATGGATGGCGTGGCAGACATCAAACGCGGAGGCGCTGCGCGCAACGCGAAGCTGGCGGGCCTGGCGGGCGGCATCGCCGGTCGCACGGCTCTCGGGTTCGGCAAGCGGCTGGCCGGTAAATCGCAGGACGAAGTCAACGCCGAGCTGATGGAGAAGGCGGCCAAACAACTCTTCACCGTGCTGGGCGAGCTCAAGGGCGGCGCGATGAAGGTCGGCCAGGCCCTGTCGGTGATGGAAGCCGCGATTCCCGAGGAATTCGGCGAGCCCTACCGCGAAGCGCTGGTCAAGCTGCAGAAGGACGCGCCACCGCTACCCGCCGACAAGGTGCACAAGGTGCTCGACGCGCAGCTGGGCACCAAGTGGCGGCAACGCTTTTCCGAATTCGACGACACCGCGGTGGCGTCGGCGAGCATCGGCCAAGTGCACAAGGGCGTATGGGCCGACGGCCGCGAAGTCGCCGTCAAGATCCAGTACCCCGGCGCCGACGAGGCGCTGCGGGCGGACCTGAAGACGTTGCGGCGCATGATCGGCGTCGTCAAGCAGCTGGCGCCCGGTGTCGACGTCGAGGGTGTCGTCGACGAGCTGATCGAGCGCACCGAGATGGAGCTCGACTACCGGCTGGAAGCCGAACATCAGCGCACATTCGCCAAGGCCTACGACGGCCACCCCGACTTCCTGGTCCCCCGCGTGGTGGCCAGCGCCCCCAAGGTCGTCATCCAGGAATGGATCGAGGGCATTCCGATGGCCGACATCATCCGTGAGGGCACCGTCGAGCAACGCGATCTGCTTGGAACCCGTTTGGCCGCATTCATTTTCGACTCGCCGCGGCGCATCGAGATGATCCACGGGGACGCGCACCCCGGCAACTTCATGCTGATGCCCGACGGCAAGATGGGTGTGATCGACTTCGGTGCCGTCGCACCGCTGCCCGGTGGTTTCCCGGTCGAACTCGGCGCGACGATCCGGTGGGCCCGCGACAAGAACTACGACATGGTGCTGCCGACCATGGAGAAGGCCGGGTTCATCCAGAAGGGCGAGCAGGTCTCGGTCAGCGACATCGACGAGATGCTGCGCCAGTACGTCGAACCCGTCGAGGTCGAGGTCTTCCACTACACGCGTAAGTGGTTGCAGCGCATGACATATCGTCAGCTGAATCAGGGCGTGTCACAGATCAAGACTGCGCGGCAGATGAATCTGCCACCGAAGCTGGCCATCCCGATGCGGGTGCTGGCCACCTCGATGGCGATCCTGTGTCAGCTGGACGCCCACGTCCCGACGCGCAAGCTGTCCGACGAACTGGTGCCCGGCTTCGCCGACCCGGATGCCGCTGCCGTCTAA
- a CDS encoding cyclodehydratase, protein MAQAGELYALDPALPVLLRPDGAVQVGWSPRRAVLIRPPREVTAPGLAGLLRAMHAPVSMNELRQTRSGLSDGELSDLVEQLVTAGVATRGSRQRSTRAVSIRVHGRGPLSELLAEGLRCSGARIKQTNQPHAAVTSGDADLVVLSDNLVTDPRTLRELHAQGIAHLAVRVRDGTGLVGPLVIPGATSCLECADLHRRDRDAAWPAVAAQLRDTVGVADRATLLATAALALSQVNRVIGAVRGVDSDPPAALSATLEFDVHAGSIVARRWPRHPLCCC, encoded by the coding sequence ATGGCGCAGGCTGGCGAGCTCTACGCGCTGGATCCGGCGCTGCCGGTGCTGCTCCGCCCCGACGGCGCCGTGCAAGTTGGGTGGAGTCCGCGGCGCGCCGTGTTGATCCGGCCGCCGCGTGAGGTGACCGCCCCCGGGCTAGCAGGCCTGTTGCGGGCGATGCACGCGCCGGTGTCGATGAATGAGCTGCGACAGACGCGCAGCGGGTTGAGCGACGGCGAATTGTCCGACCTGGTCGAACAATTGGTGACCGCCGGGGTGGCCACGCGCGGCTCCCGTCAGCGCTCGACGCGGGCGGTCTCGATCCGGGTGCACGGCCGCGGACCGTTGTCCGAGCTGCTCGCCGAGGGCCTGCGGTGTTCGGGCGCGCGGATCAAACAGACCAACCAGCCACACGCCGCCGTGACGTCCGGCGACGCCGACCTGGTCGTGCTGTCGGACAACCTGGTCACTGATCCACGAACGCTGCGCGAGCTGCACGCCCAGGGCATCGCGCACCTCGCGGTGCGGGTCCGGGACGGCACCGGGCTGGTCGGCCCGCTCGTCATCCCGGGCGCCACATCGTGCCTGGAGTGCGCCGACCTGCATCGTCGGGACCGCGACGCGGCGTGGCCCGCGGTCGCCGCCCAACTGCGCGACACCGTCGGAGTGGCCGATCGGGCCACCCTGCTAGCCACCGCGGCGCTGGCGCTCAGCCAGGTCAATCGCGTGATCGGCGCGGTCCGCGGCGTTGACTCCGATCCGCCGGCCGCACTGAGCGCCACCCTCGAATTCGACGTGCATGCCGGCTCGATCGTGGCGCGACGGTGGCCACGGCATCCACTGTGTTGCTGCTGA
- a CDS encoding zinc-dependent metalloprotease has translation MSTVVGMADLPFGFSAGDDPDRDKRRENDPESGSGSADPFGLGGLGGDFNVADLGQMFTRLGQMFSGAGMSGQSSGPVNYELARQLASSSIGFVAPIPVATREAIGDAVHLADTWLNGVTSLPAGTTKAVAWTPNEWVDNTLETWKRLCDPMAQQIATVWASALPEEAKAMAGPLLSMMSQMGGMAFGSQLGQALARLSKEVLTSTDIGLPLGPKGIAALLPEAVEAFANGLEQPRSEIVTFLAAREAAHHRLFTHVPWLSSQLLGAVEAYAKGMKIDMQGIEELARDFNPAMMNDPAAVEQLLGQGVFEPKATPEQTQALERLETLLALIEGWVQTVVNAALGERIPGAAALGETLRRRRATGGPAEQTFATLVGLELRPRKLREAAALWDRLTQAVGVDARDAVWQHPDLLPGSDDLDDPAAFIDRALGGDTSGIDEAIAEFERRARDEDGGAGSVDS, from the coding sequence GTGAGTACCGTTGTGGGCATGGCTGACCTGCCTTTCGGCTTCTCCGCGGGAGACGACCCGGACCGCGACAAGCGCCGCGAGAACGATCCCGAGTCGGGTTCGGGGTCTGCCGACCCCTTCGGACTGGGCGGCCTCGGCGGCGATTTCAACGTGGCCGACCTGGGCCAGATGTTCACCCGGCTGGGACAGATGTTCAGCGGCGCCGGCATGAGCGGGCAGTCCTCCGGCCCGGTCAACTACGAGCTGGCCCGCCAGCTGGCATCGAGCTCGATCGGGTTCGTGGCACCGATCCCGGTTGCGACCCGCGAGGCGATCGGCGACGCCGTGCACCTCGCCGATACCTGGCTCAACGGCGTGACCTCGCTGCCGGCCGGCACCACCAAGGCCGTCGCCTGGACGCCCAACGAGTGGGTGGACAACACGCTGGAGACCTGGAAGCGGCTGTGCGATCCGATGGCCCAGCAGATCGCGACGGTGTGGGCCTCCGCGCTGCCCGAGGAAGCCAAGGCCATGGCCGGCCCGCTGCTGTCGATGATGTCGCAGATGGGTGGCATGGCGTTCGGCTCGCAGCTGGGTCAGGCGCTGGCCCGGTTGTCCAAGGAAGTCCTCACCTCGACCGACATCGGTTTGCCATTGGGGCCCAAAGGAATTGCGGCGTTGCTACCCGAAGCGGTCGAGGCGTTCGCCAACGGCCTCGAACAGCCCCGCAGCGAGATCGTCACCTTCCTGGCTGCCCGCGAGGCGGCCCACCACCGGCTGTTCACGCACGTGCCCTGGCTGTCGAGCCAGCTGCTCGGCGCGGTCGAGGCCTACGCCAAGGGCATGAAGATCGACATGCAGGGCATCGAGGAACTGGCCCGCGACTTCAACCCGGCGATGATGAACGACCCCGCCGCCGTCGAACAACTGTTGGGCCAAGGGGTTTTCGAGCCCAAGGCCACCCCGGAGCAGACCCAGGCGCTCGAGCGACTCGAGACGCTGCTGGCGCTCATCGAGGGCTGGGTGCAGACCGTCGTCAACGCCGCGCTTGGCGAGCGCATTCCGGGCGCGGCCGCGCTCGGTGAGACGCTGCGTCGCCGCCGCGCCACCGGCGGACCGGCCGAGCAGACCTTCGCCACGCTGGTGGGCCTGGAACTGCGGCCCCGGAAGCTGCGCGAGGCCGCGGCGCTGTGGGACCGGCTGACCCAGGCCGTCGGGGTCGACGCCCGCGACGCGGTCTGGCAGCACCCCGACCTGTTGCCCGGCTCCGACGACCTCGACGACCCGGCCGCATTCATCGACCGCGCGCTCGGCGGCGACACCAGCGGGATCGACGAGGCCATCGCCGAATTCGAGCGGCGCGCCCGCGACGAAGACGGCGGCGCCGGCTCTGTGGATAGCTGA
- a CDS encoding YlbL family protein, producing MNRRILTLMVALVPIVVFGVLLAAVTVPYVSLGPGPAFDTLGEIDGKQVVEIKGTQTHPTTGHLDMTTVSQRDELSLAEALTLWLSGQEQLMPRDLVYPPGQSRDEVDKANDADFKESEHNAEFAALGYLKYPKAVTIVTVSDPGPSVGKLQSGDAVQAVDGKPVADVEQFTGFLKTTKPGQQVTVDFRRKNAPNGSAKITLGHHPKGDYGFVGVSVTDAPWAPFAVDFNLANVGGPSAGLMFSLAVIDKLTTGDLAASKFVAGTGTIKPDGEVGKIGGIGHKMSAAHDAGATVFLVPAGNCYEANATKVPGLQLIKVDNLGGAVDALHAVAAGGHPPSC from the coding sequence GTGAACAGGCGGATTCTGACGCTGATGGTCGCGCTGGTCCCGATCGTGGTCTTCGGTGTGCTGCTCGCGGCGGTGACGGTGCCGTACGTGTCGCTGGGCCCCGGCCCGGCGTTCGACACGCTCGGCGAGATCGACGGCAAGCAGGTCGTCGAGATCAAGGGCACACAGACCCATCCGACGACCGGCCACCTGGACATGACGACGGTGTCCCAGCGCGACGAACTCAGCCTGGCCGAGGCGCTCACCCTGTGGCTGTCCGGCCAGGAGCAACTGATGCCGCGCGACCTGGTCTACCCGCCCGGGCAGTCCCGCGACGAGGTCGACAAGGCCAATGACGCCGACTTCAAAGAGTCTGAGCACAACGCCGAATTCGCCGCGCTGGGCTACTTGAAGTACCCGAAGGCCGTCACGATCGTGACGGTGTCCGATCCCGGGCCGTCGGTGGGCAAGCTGCAGTCCGGTGACGCCGTCCAGGCGGTCGACGGCAAGCCGGTGGCCGACGTGGAGCAGTTCACCGGCTTCCTGAAGACCACCAAGCCCGGGCAGCAGGTTACGGTCGACTTCCGCCGCAAGAACGCGCCGAACGGCAGCGCCAAGATCACTCTGGGTCATCACCCCAAAGGCGACTACGGCTTCGTCGGGGTCTCGGTGACCGACGCGCCGTGGGCGCCGTTCGCCGTCGACTTCAACCTCGCCAATGTGGGCGGACCGTCGGCCGGGCTGATGTTCAGCCTCGCCGTGATCGACAAACTCACCACGGGCGATCTCGCCGCCTCCAAGTTCGTCGCGGGCACCGGCACGATCAAGCCCGACGGCGAGGTCGGCAAGATCGGCGGCATCGGGCACAAGATGAGCGCGGCCCACGATGCGGGCGCGACGGTGTTCCTGGTGCCGGCCGGCAATTGCTACGAGGCGAACGCGACCAAGGTGCCGGGCCTGCAGTTGATCAAGGTCGACAACCTCGGCGGCGCGGTGGACGCCCTGCATGCCGTGGCCGCCGGCGGTCATCCGCCGAGTTGTTGA
- a CDS encoding UPF0182 family protein: MGMRPAARMPKLTRRSRTLIAIALTVIGLLLVGPRLIDAYVDWLWFGELGYRSVFSTVLVTRLIVFVVIGLLVGGIVFGGLALAYRTRPVFVPSNGSDPVARYRTVVMSRLRVIAVGVPVTIGLLAGIVAQTFWIRIQLFLHGSSFGVRDPQFGKDLGFYAFELPFYRLVLSFFFVAVFLAFAANLLAHYIFGGIRLSGRTGALSRSARIQLISLVGTLVLLKALAYWLDRYELLSHTRAGKPFTGAGYTDINAVLPAKLILLAIALICAVAVFSAIVLRDLRIPSIGLVLLLLSSMVIGAAWPLIIEQFSVKPNAAQKERDYISRSITATRQAYGLTDDVVTYRDYSGDGKATAEQVASDRATTSNIRLLDPTIISPAFTQFQQGKNFYYFPDQLSIDRYRERDGNLHDYVVAARELNPDHLIDNQRDWINRHTVFTHGNGFIASPANTVRGIANDPNQNGGYPEFKATVVGANGGVTSTGPAPLDQPRVYFGPVIASTPADYAIVGKNGVDREYDYETNTETKNYTYTGSGGVPLGGLLSRGVFAAKFAERNFLFSNVIGSNSKILFNRDPAQRVEAVAPWLTTDSSVYPAVVNKRMVWIIDGYTTLDNYPYSELTSLSSATADSTEVAFNRLAPDKQVSYIRNSVKATVDAYDGTVTLYEQDEHDPVLQAWMKVFPGTVKPKSEITGELAAHLRYPEDLFKVQRMLLAKYHVNDPVTFFSTSDFWDVPLDPNPTASSYQPPYYIVAKNIAKGDDSASFQLTSAMNRFKRDYLAAYISASSDPSTYGKITVLTIPGQVNGPKLANNAITTDTAVSQDLGVIGRDNQNRIKWGNLLTLPVAQGGLLYVEPVYASPGSSDVASSYPRLIRVAMMYNDKIGYGPTVGDALTGLFGPGANASAAGIAPTESGGPPPASPPGEPPASPPPANAAVPPPSGAVSLSPAKAAALKDVESAMGAARDAQKSGDFGSYGAALQRLDDAINKYNNAK, from the coding sequence GTGGGGATGCGGCCCGCCGCCAGAATGCCGAAGCTGACCCGACGCAGCAGGACTCTCATCGCGATCGCGTTGACCGTGATCGGGTTGCTGCTGGTCGGGCCTCGCCTGATCGACGCCTACGTCGATTGGCTGTGGTTCGGCGAGCTGGGCTACCGCTCGGTGTTCAGCACCGTCCTGGTGACCCGGCTGATCGTGTTCGTGGTGATCGGGTTGCTCGTCGGTGGCATCGTCTTCGGCGGGCTGGCCCTGGCCTACCGCACCCGGCCGGTTTTTGTCCCGAGCAATGGCAGCGACCCGGTGGCGCGTTACCGCACGGTAGTGATGTCGAGGCTGCGGGTGATCGCCGTCGGTGTCCCCGTGACCATCGGGTTGCTGGCCGGCATTGTCGCGCAGACCTTTTGGATTCGGATCCAGCTCTTCCTGCACGGCAGCAGCTTCGGCGTCCGGGACCCGCAATTCGGCAAGGACCTCGGCTTCTACGCCTTCGAGCTGCCGTTCTACCGGCTGGTGCTCAGCTTCTTCTTCGTGGCCGTATTCCTGGCGTTTGCGGCGAATCTGCTGGCGCACTACATCTTCGGTGGCATCCGGCTGTCCGGGCGGACGGGTGCGCTGAGCCGCTCGGCGCGCATCCAACTGATCAGCCTGGTCGGAACGCTGGTGTTACTCAAGGCGCTCGCCTACTGGCTGGACCGCTACGAACTGCTGTCCCACACGCGGGCGGGTAAGCCTTTCACCGGTGCCGGTTACACCGACATCAACGCCGTGCTGCCGGCCAAGCTGATTCTGCTGGCGATCGCGCTGATCTGCGCGGTGGCGGTGTTCTCGGCGATTGTGCTGCGGGACTTGCGTATTCCCTCCATCGGCCTGGTGCTGTTGCTGCTGTCCTCGATGGTCATCGGCGCCGCGTGGCCGCTGATCATCGAGCAGTTCAGCGTCAAACCCAATGCGGCGCAGAAGGAACGCGACTACATCAGCCGCAGCATCACCGCGACCCGGCAGGCCTACGGCCTGACCGACGACGTGGTGACCTATCGGGACTACAGCGGTGACGGTAAGGCGACGGCCGAGCAGGTGGCCTCGGATCGCGCCACCACGTCCAACATCCGCCTGCTCGACCCGACCATCATCAGCCCGGCGTTCACCCAGTTCCAGCAGGGCAAGAACTTCTACTATTTCCCGGACCAGTTGTCGATCGACCGCTATCGCGAACGCGACGGCAACCTGCACGACTACGTGGTCGCCGCACGGGAACTCAATCCCGACCACCTGATCGACAACCAACGGGACTGGATCAACCGGCATACCGTGTTCACCCACGGCAACGGCTTCATCGCGTCACCGGCCAACACGGTGCGCGGTATTGCCAACGACCCCAACCAGAATGGCGGCTACCCGGAGTTCAAGGCCACCGTCGTCGGGGCCAACGGCGGCGTGACGTCCACCGGTCCCGCGCCGCTGGATCAACCGCGGGTCTACTTCGGGCCGGTGATCGCCTCGACGCCCGCCGACTACGCGATCGTCGGCAAGAACGGTGTAGACCGCGAGTACGACTACGAGACCAATACCGAGACCAAGAACTACACCTACACCGGTAGTGGGGGAGTGCCGCTGGGCGGCTTGCTGTCGCGCGGGGTGTTCGCCGCTAAATTTGCCGAGCGAAACTTCCTGTTCTCCAACGTGATTGGATCCAACAGCAAGATCCTGTTCAACCGCGACCCGGCTCAGCGGGTCGAGGCGGTGGCGCCGTGGCTGACGACGGACAGCAGCGTCTATCCGGCGGTCGTCAACAAGCGCATGGTGTGGATCATCGACGGCTACACCACGTTGGACAACTACCCGTACTCCGAACTCACGTCGCTGTCGTCGGCCACCGCCGACTCCACCGAGGTGGCGTTCAACCGGTTGGCGCCCGACAAGCAGGTGTCTTACATCCGCAACTCGGTGAAGGCCACGGTCGACGCCTACGACGGCACGGTCACGCTCTACGAGCAGGACGAGCACGACCCGGTGCTCCAGGCGTGGATGAAAGTCTTTCCGGGAACGGTGAAGCCGAAGAGCGAGATCACCGGCGAACTGGCCGCGCATCTGCGTTACCCCGAGGATCTGTTCAAAGTGCAGCGGATGCTGCTGGCCAAGTATCACGTCAACGACCCGGTGACGTTCTTCTCGACGTCGGACTTCTGGGACGTTCCGCTGGACCCGAACCCAACCGCCAGCAGCTACCAGCCGCCGTACTACATCGTCGCGAAAAACATTGCCAAGGGCGATGATTCGGCGTCGTTCCAATTGACCAGCGCGATGAACCGGTTCAAGCGCGACTATCTGGCCGCCTACATCAGCGCGAGTTCCGACCCGTCGACCTACGGCAAGATCACCGTCCTGACGATTCCCGGGCAGGTCAACGGTCCCAAGCTGGCGAACAACGCGATCACCACGGATACCGCTGTGTCCCAGGACCTTGGCGTGATCGGCCGAGACAACCAGAACCGGATCAAGTGGGGCAACTTGCTGACGCTGCCGGTTGCGCAGGGCGGGCTGCTCTACGTCGAGCCGGTCTACGCGTCGCCCGGGTCCAGCGACGTGGCCTCGTCCTATCCGCGGTTGATTCGGGTGGCGATGATGTACAACGACAAGATCGGCTACGGCCCCACCGTCGGCGACGCGCTGACGGGATTGTTCGGACCGGGCGCCAACGCGAGCGCGGCCGGCATCGCGCCCACCGAATCCGGTGGTCCGCCGCCCGCCTCGCCCCCGGGTGAGCCACCCGCCAGTCCACCGCCGGCCAACGCCGCGGTTCCGCCGCCGAGCGGTGCCGTCAGCCTCTCGCCGGCCAAGGCCGCCGCCCTCAAGGACGTCGAATCGGCGATGGGTGCCGCGCGCGACGCCCAGAAGTCAGGCGACTTCGGCTCCTACGGCGCGGCCCTGCAGCGCCTCGACGACGCGATCAACAAGTACAACAACGCGAAGTAG